One Triticum dicoccoides isolate Atlit2015 ecotype Zavitan chromosome 5B, WEW_v2.0, whole genome shotgun sequence genomic window carries:
- the LOC119306912 gene encoding cytochrome P450 87A3-like: MDISVAQYVAFYGVILVIGWLLHWVYRWINPVCNGVLPPGSMGVPIIGETLDFLKASPSLDIPDFLKLRMKRYGPVFKTSLLGQPVVISTDAEVNRFVFQHEDTLFSIGYPWVVTKIFGEKSIQAFHGSIHKFVRRCTFTLLGLQSLREVLLPEMEGAVRERLAAWATMPSVDVRGGAPDLLFEMVTRRCIGFDSTKSRQLRDKFHALFSGLFSFPIYFPGTPFYRCMQARKNVQKILRDTLAERLSTPGKKHGDLLDVIVQELQGEGPLISESFAVDLVSTLLFSSVFTLSGIIAVAFKSLHDNPDVVHALQKENRAMLKDRKGGCSGLTWEEYKSLTFTNQVTNEIIRISNAVVGIFRRTLTDVQVNGYTIPAGWQVIVNPMAVHLNEELFEDPLKFNPWRWLDESKRSTMLKNFLPFGAGIRACPAAEFVKLFVTLTLHILVMEYRWEEIKGADAFRSADVMFPLGYHIRLRTQDDKIN; the protein is encoded by the exons ATGGACATTTCTGTTGCTCAATATGTAGCTTTCTATGGGGTCATACTTGTGATTGGATGGCTATTACACTGGGTATACAGATGGATTAACCCAGTTTGCAACGGGGTTCTTCCTCCCGGCTCCATGGGAGTGCCAATTATTGGTGAGACCTTGGACTTCCTCAAGGCAAGCCCTTCCTTGGACATCCCAGACTTTTTGAAACTAAGGATGAAAAG GTACGGCCCGGTTTTCAAGACAAGCTTGCTGGGTCAGCCTGTAGTTATTTCCACCGACGCAGAGGTGAATCGATTTGTTTTTCAGCACGAGGACACCTTGTTCAGTATCGGGTACCCTTGGGTAGTGACTAAAATATTCGGTGAGAAGAGCATCCAGGCCTTCCATGGCTCAATCCACAAGTTCGTCCGTAGATGCACCTTCACACTGCTCGGCCTCCAAAGCCTCAGAGAGGTGCTCCTTCCTGAGATGGAGGGCGCCGTCAGGGAGCGCCTTGCTGCATGGGCCACCATGCCGAGCGTCGACGTGCGCGGCGGTGCGCCTGAC CTTCTGTTCGAGATGGTGACGAGGAGGTGCATTGGTTTCGATTCCACCAAGTCAAGACAACTGAGGGACAAGTTCCATGCGCTTTTCTCAGGCTTGTTCTCCTTTCCAATATATTTCCCAGGGACACCATTTTACCGATGCATGCAG GCCAGGAAAAATGTGCAGAAGATACTACGGGATACGTTGGCGGAGAGGTTAAGTACACCAGGGAAGAAACATGGCGACCTCCTTGACGTAATTGTCCAAGAGCTGCAGGGTGAAGGGCCATTAATAAGTGAGAGTTTTGCTGTTGATTTGGTCTCCACGTTGTTGTTCTCCAGCGTCTTCACGTTATCAGGAATAATCGCTGTAGCATTCAAATCACTCCATGACAACCCGGACGTTGTCCATGCCCTCCAG AAAGAGAACCGAGCTATGCTCAAGGATCGAAAGGGTGGGTGCTCTGGGCTCACATGGGAGGAGTACAAGTCATTAACATTCACTAATCAG GTGACCAATGAGATTATTCGAATAAGCAATGCCGTAGTTGGAATATTCAGAAGAACTCTCACCGATGTACAAGTGAACG GCTACACAATTCCAGCCGGGTGGCAGGTCATTGTGAACCCCATGGCAGTTCATCTCAACGAAGAATTGTTCGAAGACCCACTGAAATTTAACCCATGGAGGTGGCTG GATGAGTCAAAGCGCAGCACAATGTTGAAGAATTTCTTGCCATTCGGAGCAGGCATCAGGGCATGTCCTGCCGCAGAGTTTGTCAAGCTGTTTGTAACACTTACCCTCCATATTTTGGTGATGGAGTATAG ATGGGAAGAAATCAAAGGAGCTGATGCATTTCGTAGCGCGGATGTTATGTTCCCACTGGGCTATCACATTCGACTTAGAACACAGGACGACAAAATTAATTGA